The following are from one region of the Pseudomonadota bacterium genome:
- a CDS encoding aspartate/glutamate racemase family protein yields MQLVFINPNSTAAMTELIAREARAVARPTTRVVARNPAGSPPAIEGSEDGAAAVPHVVAELRTALGAGPVDAAVVACFDDTGLPELRQQFALPVFGIGECAFHLAMLRAPRFAVVTTLPISVPVIEQNLLTYGFASRCARVYAANVGVLEIERKPAVALRKLSSRLEQARDEDGVGAIVLGCAGMADIAVRLEQRYGLPVIDGVKAAVALAESVVRLAPASHG; encoded by the coding sequence ATGCAGTTGGTGTTCATCAACCCGAACAGCACGGCAGCCATGACCGAGCTCATCGCGCGTGAAGCACGTGCGGTGGCACGACCCACCACCCGGGTGGTTGCGCGCAACCCGGCCGGCAGCCCGCCAGCGATCGAGGGTTCAGAGGACGGGGCCGCCGCCGTGCCGCACGTGGTGGCGGAGCTGCGCACGGCGCTCGGAGCCGGGCCGGTCGACGCGGCGGTGGTCGCCTGCTTTGATGACACCGGCTTGCCCGAGCTCCGGCAGCAGTTTGCGCTGCCGGTGTTCGGCATCGGTGAGTGCGCATTTCACCTCGCGATGCTGCGCGCGCCGCGTTTTGCCGTGGTCACCACCCTGCCGATTTCGGTGCCGGTCATCGAACAGAACCTGCTGACCTACGGTTTTGCCAGCCGGTGCGCGCGCGTCTACGCGGCGAACGTCGGTGTGCTCGAGATCGAGCGCAAGCCAGCGGTGGCATTGCGCAAACTGAGCAGCCGCCTCGAGCAGGCGCGCGACGAGGACGGGGTCGGCGCCATCGTGCTCGGCTGTGCCGGCATGGCCGACATCGCGGTGCGCCTCGAGCAGCGCTACGGGCTGCCGGTGATCGACGGCGTCAAGGCCGCGGTCGCGCTGGCGGAGTCGGTGGTGCGGCTTGCACCGGCTTCACACGGCTGA
- a CDS encoding ABC transporter permease — protein sequence MRRSRSFFPLAFFFCGFVLFLYGPVITIGILSFQGPRGGLTFPMNGASLHWFFDLFEEQAVGDFWGAFRRSLALGLMVMVTTVVVSVMGGLAFRQRFRGATVLFYLVIASLVIPSILVSLGVGLVFNVLDWEVHWSTSGFGSQLTWTLPFGLLIMFAVFNRFDGAYEEAARDLGATWWQTLRHVVLPLIAPSLIGVALFGFTLSYDEFARTLLTSGSYNTLPLEIFGMTTNVTTPVLYALGTVTTVFSLSIIVAFLVVARMQRQRVARCTQPLERGGR from the coding sequence ATGCGCCGCTCACGCTCGTTCTTCCCGCTTGCCTTTTTCTTCTGTGGCTTCGTGCTGTTCCTCTACGGGCCGGTTATCACCATCGGCATTCTGTCCTTTCAGGGGCCGCGCGGTGGCCTGACCTTTCCAATGAACGGGGCGTCGCTGCACTGGTTCTTCGACCTGTTCGAGGAGCAGGCGGTCGGGGATTTTTGGGGCGCCTTCCGTCGCTCGTTGGCGCTTGGCCTGATGGTCATGGTGACCACGGTGGTCGTGTCCGTCATGGGCGGGCTCGCGTTCCGGCAGCGGTTTCGCGGCGCGACAGTACTTTTCTACCTCGTCATCGCCAGTCTGGTGATTCCGTCGATTCTGGTCTCGCTCGGTGTCGGCCTCGTCTTCAACGTGCTCGACTGGGAAGTGCACTGGAGCACCAGCGGCTTCGGGTCTCAGCTCACCTGGACACTGCCGTTCGGCCTGCTGATCATGTTTGCGGTTTTCAATCGCTTCGACGGCGCCTACGAAGAGGCCGCGCGCGACCTTGGCGCCACCTGGTGGCAAACGCTTCGCCATGTTGTGCTGCCGTTGATTGCGCCGAGTCTGATCGGCGTGGCGCTGTTCGGTTTCACCCTGTCCTACGACGAGTTCGCACGGACCTTGTTGACCTCGGGTTCCTACAACACCTTGCCGTTGGAGATCTTCGGCATGACCACCAACGTGACAACCCCGGTGCTCTACGCACTTGGCACTGTCACGACGGTATTTTCGTTGTCGATCATCGTGGCGTTCCTGGTCGTGGCGCGCATGCAACGGCAACGGGTCGCCCGGTGCACGCAACCCCTCGAACGCGGCGGGCGCTGA
- a CDS encoding ABC transporter permease, with product MSASAASRLSGLLVLPLVAVLTLFLVVPVCLIVVVSFWDYNEWHFFPAFIVDNYAYIFSSKVTWATYLRTLQYTVITWVFCTAIGFTVAYFLAFHVRSQTWQIALFLLCTIPFWTSNIIRMISWIPFLGRNGIANSVLIDVGVIDEPLEWLLFSDFAVVLAFVHLYTLFMVVPVFNTMMRIDHSLIEAARDAGASGWQTLVHVILPLTKPGLMIGSIFIVTLVMGDFITVRFMSGGQSASVGRVISNEIALLQYPAAAANAVILLATVLLIVSVMLRYVDIRKEL from the coding sequence ATGTCTGCTTCCGCCGCTAGCCGCCTGAGCGGGCTCCTGGTGCTCCCGCTGGTCGCGGTGCTCACCCTGTTTCTGGTGGTGCCGGTCTGTCTGATCGTTGTCGTGAGTTTCTGGGACTACAACGAATGGCATTTCTTTCCGGCCTTCATCGTTGACAACTACGCGTACATCTTCTCTTCGAAGGTCACTTGGGCGACCTACCTGCGAACGCTGCAATACACCGTGATCACCTGGGTGTTCTGCACCGCGATCGGTTTCACGGTCGCTTACTTCCTCGCGTTTCACGTGCGCAGTCAGACCTGGCAGATTGCGCTGTTCCTGCTGTGCACGATCCCGTTCTGGACGTCGAATATCATCCGCATGATCTCCTGGATTCCTTTCCTCGGCCGAAACGGCATCGCCAACTCGGTGCTGATCGACGTCGGGGTGATCGATGAACCGCTGGAGTGGTTGCTGTTCTCCGACTTTGCGGTGGTGCTCGCCTTTGTGCACCTCTACACGCTGTTCATGGTGGTGCCGGTCTTCAACACCATGATGCGCATCGACCACTCACTGATCGAAGCGGCCCGTGACGCCGGTGCCAGTGGGTGGCAAACGCTGGTGCACGTGATCCTGCCGCTGACCAAGCCCGGATTGATGATCGGATCGATCTTCATCGTGACCCTGGTGATGGGCGACTTCATCACCGTGCGTTTCATGTCGGGCGGGCAGAGCGCCTCTGTCGGGCGTGTCATCTCGAACGAGATCGCCTTGCTCCAGTACCCGGCTGCCGCAGCAAACGCGGTCATTCTGCTCGCCACCGTGTTGCTGATCGTGTCGGTCATGCTGCGCTACGTCGACATCCGCAAGGAACTCTAG
- a CDS encoding extracellular solute-binding protein has translation MTDDTNTPTSAKPKGITRRALLKGSAAAAGAAVGSGAITGFPMIWAQDIKNVTLRQFGTGVSNLNEVAAKVKEDLGFTLEMTALDSDSVTQRAATQPKSFDIADIEYWICKKVWGAGNLQAMDTSKIKNYDKIVGTFKSGKLTPDSVIAQGTAPHTVGFVEGPDGKTFADSETGWMTLIPTIYNADTLGIRPDLIGRPISSWTELLNPEFKGKASILDISSIGIMDAAMVCEAMGEVTYGDKGNMTKEEIDKTMAIFTEAKKAGQFRAFWKSFDESVNLMASGEVVIQSMWSPAITAVRSKGIPCVYQPLKEGYRSWGGGLGLSANLSGLELDAAYEYINWYLDGWVGGFLMRQGYYSAVPETSKNYMSEDEWGFWFEGKAATGDITNPFGDVMEKAGSVRDGGSFYDRMGAVACWNAVMDENKYMVRKWNEFIAA, from the coding sequence ATGACAGACGACACCAATACACCCACGTCGGCAAAGCCCAAGGGCATCACGCGCCGCGCGCTGCTCAAGGGGTCGGCTGCGGCTGCGGGTGCCGCCGTCGGTTCCGGGGCCATCACCGGTTTCCCGATGATCTGGGCACAGGACATCAAGAACGTCACGCTGCGGCAGTTCGGCACCGGTGTCTCCAACCTCAACGAGGTGGCCGCCAAGGTGAAGGAAGACCTCGGCTTCACGCTCGAGATGACGGCCCTCGATTCCGACTCGGTCACCCAGCGCGCGGCGACTCAGCCGAAGTCCTTCGACATCGCCGACATCGAGTATTGGATCTGCAAGAAGGTCTGGGGCGCCGGCAACCTGCAGGCGATGGACACCTCGAAGATCAAGAACTACGACAAGATCGTTGGCACCTTCAAGAGTGGCAAGCTGACACCCGACTCGGTCATTGCCCAGGGCACGGCGCCACACACGGTCGGCTTTGTCGAAGGACCGGATGGCAAGACCTTCGCCGATTCCGAAACCGGCTGGATGACGCTGATTCCGACGATTTACAACGCCGACACCCTCGGCATCCGGCCCGACCTGATCGGTCGCCCGATCAGCAGCTGGACGGAGCTGTTGAATCCCGAGTTCAAGGGCAAGGCCTCGATCCTCGACATCTCCTCGATCGGCATCATGGACGCCGCCATGGTCTGTGAGGCGATGGGCGAGGTCACGTACGGCGACAAGGGCAACATGACCAAGGAAGAGATCGACAAGACCATGGCGATCTTCACCGAGGCGAAAAAAGCCGGTCAGTTCCGGGCGTTCTGGAAGTCCTTTGACGAGAGCGTGAACCTCATGGCCTCGGGCGAAGTGGTGATCCAGTCGATGTGGTCGCCGGCGATCACCGCGGTGCGCTCGAAGGGCATCCCCTGCGTGTACCAGCCGCTGAAAGAAGGCTACCGGTCGTGGGGTGGTGGTCTCGGCCTGTCGGCCAACCTCTCCGGCCTCGAGCTGGACGCGGCGTACGAGTACATCAACTGGTACCTCGACGGTTGGGTCGGCGGCTTCCTGATGCGCCAGGGCTACTACTCGGCGGTGCCGGAGACCTCGAAGAACTACATGTCCGAAGACGAGTGGGGTTTCTGGTTCGAAGGCAAGGCTGCAACGGGGGACATCACCAACCCCTTTGGCGATGTGATGGAGAAGGCTGGCTCGGTCAGGGACGGCGGGTCGTTCTACGACCGGATGGGGGCTGTCGCGTGCTGGAACGCGGTCATGGATGAGAATAAATACATGGTGCGCAAGTGGAACGAGTTCATCGCCGCCTGA
- a CDS encoding ABC transporter ATP-binding protein — protein sequence MNNRHLELVNVSKRFDATPAVSGVSLTVAEGAYVCILGPSGCGKSTLLRMVAGHETVTAGDIVLANRNITSLAPAQRGTAMMFQSYALFPHLSVRDNVAFPLRMRGEVLAARHREAESMLERVQMHPYADRFPAQLSGGQQQRVALARAMITKPQVLLLDEPLSALDPFLRVQIRSELRQLQRDLGVTFVHVTHSQDEALALADQVVVMNHGEIQQSSSAFDVFNKPDSEFVARFIGGHNVLTFEDQRVSIRVDRMGIGRPSRDGLMATVTDIEFLGATVLITSELNGNSEPVVAQLGDDRFFEDPFAVGEPVCLTWREQDAHALAA from the coding sequence GTGAACAACCGTCACCTCGAATTGGTCAACGTCAGCAAGCGTTTTGACGCGACACCCGCCGTCTCGGGTGTGAGCTTGACTGTGGCCGAGGGTGCGTACGTCTGCATTCTCGGGCCGTCTGGCTGTGGCAAGTCGACCCTGCTGCGAATGGTGGCGGGCCACGAAACCGTGACGGCTGGCGATATCGTGTTGGCGAACCGGAACATCACATCATTGGCGCCGGCGCAGCGCGGCACCGCCATGATGTTTCAGAGCTACGCGCTGTTCCCCCACCTCAGCGTGCGCGACAACGTCGCGTTCCCCTTGCGCATGCGGGGCGAGGTGCTCGCCGCCCGCCACCGCGAGGCCGAGTCCATGCTCGAACGGGTGCAGATGCACCCCTACGCCGACCGCTTCCCGGCACAACTGTCGGGCGGCCAGCAGCAGCGTGTTGCACTCGCGCGCGCAATGATCACCAAACCGCAGGTGTTGCTGCTCGACGAGCCGTTGTCGGCCCTCGACCCCTTCCTGCGCGTGCAGATCCGCAGTGAGCTTCGCCAGTTGCAGCGAGACCTCGGCGTGACCTTTGTGCACGTGACCCACAGCCAGGACGAGGCGCTCGCACTGGCGGACCAGGTGGTGGTCATGAACCACGGCGAGATTCAGCAATCCTCGTCGGCTTTTGATGTGTTCAACAAGCCCGACAGCGAGTTTGTTGCGCGCTTCATCGGCGGACACAACGTGCTGACTTTTGAGGATCAGCGGGTCTCGATCCGCGTCGACCGCATGGGCATCGGCCGACCCTCGCGCGACGGGTTGATGGCCACGGTCACCGACATCGAGTTCCTCGGTGCGACGGTGCTGATCACCTCGGAGCTCAACGGCAATTCGGAACCGGTGGTCGCTCAGCTCGGTGACGACCGTTTCTTTGAAGATCCTTTCGCGGTGGGCGAGCCGGTCTGTCTGACGTGGCGTGAACAGGACGCCCACGCCCTGGCCGCTTGA
- a CDS encoding LysR family transcriptional regulator yields the protein MRNLDLLKSVEQIARLGSIRAAAEAQSITSTALNRQLIGLEDELGQPLFERLPRGVRLNTAGEMFLMYARQQITDYERLKVQLADLSGVRRGHITVASTRAAIPYFLPSQINRYLDQHPLVSFAVNPCDIDTAQAQLISLEADIALIFEPPLRREFQIIDSLDQDIVAVFPAHHPLAATSGPVRLTECLNHPLALPARSTGVRTLLERAAQRAALPMTVAVESEDAQFLLNTVKDGQLLTFDIPLSLSKQALVQSGLAWRLLRPSDVTAGRLYIGQLANRTLSIAAMKFANQLISALQHHTSLCD from the coding sequence ATGCGAAACCTGGACTTGCTCAAGAGCGTTGAGCAGATTGCACGCCTCGGCTCCATTCGGGCCGCAGCGGAGGCCCAGTCGATCACGTCGACCGCGCTCAACCGGCAACTGATCGGCCTCGAGGACGAGCTCGGGCAACCACTCTTCGAACGCTTGCCGCGTGGCGTCCGACTGAACACGGCCGGCGAGATGTTCCTGATGTACGCCCGCCAGCAGATCACCGATTACGAACGGCTCAAGGTGCAACTGGCCGATTTGAGCGGGGTGAGGCGCGGGCACATCACCGTGGCCTCAACTCGCGCGGCGATCCCCTACTTTCTGCCGAGCCAAATCAACCGCTACCTCGACCAGCACCCGTTGGTATCCTTTGCGGTGAACCCCTGTGACATCGACACGGCGCAAGCGCAGCTGATCTCGCTTGAGGCCGACATCGCGCTGATCTTCGAGCCCCCGCTACGACGGGAATTTCAGATCATCGACAGCCTGGACCAGGACATCGTCGCGGTGTTTCCGGCACACCATCCGCTGGCCGCGACCTCGGGCCCGGTGCGGCTGACCGAGTGCCTCAACCACCCGTTGGCCTTGCCGGCCCGCTCGACCGGTGTGCGCACCCTGCTCGAGCGGGCCGCCCAGCGCGCCGCGTTGCCGATGACGGTTGCCGTCGAATCCGAGGACGCACAGTTCCTGCTCAACACCGTCAAGGACGGCCAGTTGCTGACCTTCGACATCCCGCTGAGCCTGTCCAAGCAGGCGCTGGTGCAGAGCGGCCTCGCCTGGCGCCTGCTGCGGCCCTCGGACGTCACCGCCGGGCGGTTGTACATCGGCCAACTGGCCAACCGCACCCTCTCGATCGCCGCGATGAAATTCGCCAACCAGCTGATTTCAGCGCTGCAGCACCACACGTCGCTCTGCGACTGA
- a CDS encoding DUF1989 domain-containing protein, with the protein MVTSAPPDADARRGVKPVVCYETSKLPDLDLDAMQAGLAGARTVDTVRVPPRDAACFEVPAGHYFRIVNPDGHQVGDLNLWSLANLDERFYSGKTRQLQASHITVGDHVWSNLPHLNPLATVVADSLAWYGIDEYGGSVHDVIGTRCDPYTNFRLRGEDYHQCCHSNLTRALAAHTGLALDAAEQHVHDVINVFMCTGFTLDTHQYFMKATPARAGDSITFFAHTALLGGLSACPGGNCGSSHSDDATPCYPLDVEILAPAHAVVAGTDPRLDGRYGGGHGVPAR; encoded by the coding sequence ATGGTGACCAGCGCCCCACCCGATGCCGACGCGCGCCGCGGCGTGAAACCCGTCGTCTGCTACGAGACCAGCAAGCTGCCCGATCTCGACCTCGACGCGATGCAAGCCGGTCTCGCCGGCGCGCGCACCGTCGACACCGTTCGGGTGCCACCGCGCGACGCCGCCTGCTTCGAGGTGCCGGCGGGGCACTACTTCCGAATCGTGAACCCCGACGGCCACCAGGTGGGCGACCTCAATCTCTGGTCGCTGGCCAACCTCGACGAGCGCTTCTACAGTGGCAAGACCCGCCAATTGCAAGCCAGTCACATCACGGTGGGCGACCACGTGTGGAGCAATCTGCCGCACCTCAACCCGCTCGCCACCGTCGTTGCAGACTCGCTCGCCTGGTACGGCATCGACGAGTACGGTGGCAGCGTGCACGACGTCATCGGCACCCGCTGCGACCCGTACACCAACTTCCGCCTGCGCGGGGAGGATTACCACCAGTGTTGCCACAGTAACCTCACGCGCGCGCTCGCGGCCCACACCGGCCTCGCGCTCGACGCGGCGGAGCAACACGTGCACGACGTGATCAACGTGTTCATGTGCACCGGCTTCACACTCGACACCCACCAGTACTTCATGAAGGCGACGCCTGCACGGGCCGGTGACAGCATCACCTTCTTTGCTCACACAGCGTTGCTCGGTGGCCTCTCGGCGTGCCCGGGGGGCAACTGCGGCAGCAGCCACTCCGACGACGCCACACCCTGCTACCCGCTCGACGTGGAAATCCTGGCGCCGGCGCACGCGGTGGTGGCCGGCACCGACCCTCGGCTCGACGGCCGCTACGGCGGTGGCCATGGGGTGCCCGCGCGCTGA
- a CDS encoding 5-oxoprolinase subunit PxpA yields the protein MAGTSIDLNADLGEGYGPWPLTDDAGLMSVISSANMACGFHAGDANHMASVCALAVEHGVSLGAHPGYDDKPYFGRRPLSLPLADITRMVAYQIGAAQAMAALAGTRIRYVKVHGALSNQSAENPALAAALADAIAGVDRELVWLVISGSAHIDAAEKQSLSYRQEAFIDRAYAANGQLAPRSQAGSVHTDVDVMLRQVEQIVTAGTVTTIDGETLPLAADSLCLHGDGVHALETAQRVRAHIEQLGVAVAPFC from the coding sequence ATGGCCGGCACCTCCATTGACCTCAACGCCGACCTCGGCGAAGGCTATGGGCCGTGGCCGCTGACCGACGACGCCGGTTTGATGTCGGTGATCAGCAGCGCCAACATGGCCTGCGGTTTTCACGCCGGCGACGCAAACCACATGGCGTCGGTGTGCGCGCTCGCGGTCGAGCACGGCGTCTCGCTGGGCGCCCACCCCGGCTACGACGACAAACCGTATTTCGGCCGCCGGCCGTTGAGCCTGCCGCTGGCCGATATCACCCGCATGGTGGCCTACCAGATCGGCGCGGCGCAGGCGATGGCGGCGCTGGCCGGGACCCGCATTCGCTATGTCAAGGTGCACGGCGCTCTCTCGAACCAGTCGGCCGAGAACCCCGCGCTGGCTGCCGCGCTGGCCGACGCCATCGCTGGCGTGGACCGCGAGCTCGTGTGGTTGGTCATCAGTGGCAGCGCCCACATTGACGCCGCCGAGAAGCAGTCGCTGAGCTACCGCCAGGAGGCGTTCATCGACCGCGCCTACGCCGCCAACGGGCAACTCGCGCCCCGGAGCCAAGCCGGCAGCGTGCACACGGATGTCGATGTGATGCTGCGCCAGGTCGAGCAGATCGTGACCGCCGGCACGGTGACAACCATCGACGGCGAGACCCTGCCGCTCGCCGCCGACAGCCTGTGCCTGCACGGCGACGGGGTGCACGCATTGGAAACCGCGCAGCGGGTGCGCGCCCACATCGAGCAGCTCGGGGTGGCGGTCGCACCCTTCTGTTAG